One part of the Dyadobacter sp. 676 genome encodes these proteins:
- a CDS encoding SDR family oxidoreductase, producing MTNFKDKVVWITGASSGIGEALAMAFARQGAKLVLTARRREELERVKHQTALPDADILVLPLDVTRFDQARPAADQVIAHFGRVDIMVHNAGVSQRSYINDTDLEVYQSLMNVNFFSTVALTKAVLPHMIARQSGHFIVMSSVAGKIGTIMRSGYNAAKHALQGFYDSLRAEGYQHNIKVTTICPGYIRTNISLNALNASGDKFGKMDSNQARGIPADVCAEKILDAVRKDKKEIYIGGFKEVAAIYLKRFFPSLLFDQVRKNIPE from the coding sequence ATGACAAATTTCAAGGATAAGGTTGTCTGGATCACAGGGGCATCGTCGGGTATCGGCGAGGCATTGGCCATGGCTTTCGCCAGACAAGGCGCGAAACTCGTGCTTACTGCACGCCGTCGCGAGGAACTGGAAAGGGTAAAACACCAAACGGCATTGCCTGACGCTGATATATTGGTCCTGCCGTTGGATGTTACCCGGTTCGACCAGGCCCGGCCTGCTGCCGACCAGGTAATCGCGCATTTCGGGCGTGTCGACATTATGGTCCATAACGCGGGTGTCAGCCAGCGTTCCTACATCAACGACACGGATCTGGAAGTTTACCAGAGCCTGATGAACGTCAACTTTTTTAGTACAGTGGCACTTACAAAAGCGGTCCTGCCACATATGATCGCCCGGCAGTCGGGACATTTTATTGTCATGAGCAGTGTCGCGGGGAAGATAGGTACGATCATGCGTTCGGGCTACAATGCCGCCAAACATGCTTTGCAAGGTTTTTACGACTCCCTGCGCGCCGAGGGGTATCAGCATAATATCAAAGTCACCACCATCTGCCCGGGATACATCCGCACGAATATTTCATTGAATGCACTGAATGCTTCGGGGGACAAATTCGGCAAAATGGATAGTAACCAGGCCAGGGGCATTCCGGCCGATGTGTGTGCAGAAAAAATACTCGACGCAGTCAGGAAGGATAAAAAGGAAATCTATATTGGAGGGTTCAAAGAAGTTGCCGCCATTTACCTCAAAAGGTTCTTCCCGAGCCTGCTGTTTGATCAGGTCAGGAAGAACATTCCGGAATAG
- a CDS encoding LD-carboxypeptidase, which yields MNPIQFPAFLQPGDRVGVVAPASIVKYEDVVPGIRLFTEQWGLEVVEGKTLRTSFNQFSASDDDRLADVQQMLDDPSIRAIIAARGGYGCSRIVDRLHFDKFVKVPKWIIGFSDLTAFLARTFRLGYASIHAPMAKTITCAGAELAAESLRQMLFGELPTYDVPAHPFNRAGHATAQVVGGNLCLLAHMIGSETEIDTDSKILFIEDINEYLYNLDRMMIQLKRSGKLDKLAGLIVGQFTDMKDNNSPVFGKDSYEIIREHVAGFDYPVCYDFPVGHVGDNRAIGVGMTAALSVSEKAVQLRFLSNSTVI from the coding sequence ATGAATCCAATCCAATTTCCTGCATTCCTGCAACCCGGTGACCGCGTCGGGGTCGTTGCTCCCGCCAGTATTGTGAAATATGAAGACGTCGTTCCCGGCATCAGGTTGTTTACCGAACAATGGGGGCTTGAAGTGGTCGAGGGAAAAACCCTGAGAACTTCGTTTAACCAGTTTTCAGCCTCCGACGACGACCGGTTGGCGGATGTGCAGCAAATGCTGGACGATCCCTCGATTAGAGCTATAATTGCCGCCCGGGGAGGCTACGGCTGCTCGCGGATCGTGGATCGCCTCCATTTCGACAAATTCGTCAAAGTCCCCAAATGGATTATCGGTTTCAGCGACCTGACAGCCTTCCTTGCCAGGACTTTCCGGCTCGGCTACGCTAGTATTCATGCACCGATGGCCAAAACCATCACATGCGCGGGCGCGGAGCTGGCGGCGGAATCGCTCAGACAAATGCTTTTCGGCGAATTGCCAACCTACGATGTGCCTGCTCACCCTTTCAATCGGGCCGGGCATGCAACGGCGCAGGTTGTTGGAGGAAATCTTTGCCTGCTCGCACACATGATCGGATCGGAAACGGAAATCGATACGGATAGTAAAATCCTTTTTATCGAGGACATCAATGAATATTTGTATAACCTCGACCGGATGATGATCCAGCTGAAACGGTCGGGCAAACTGGACAAGCTCGCGGGGTTGATCGTGGGGCAGTTTACCGACATGAAGGATAACAACAGTCCTGTCTTCGGCAAGGATTCTTACGAAATTATCCGTGAACATGTGGCCGGCTTCGATTATCCGGTGTGCTACGATTTCCCGGTTGGCCACGTTGGCGACAATCGGGCGATAGGTGTAGGTATGACGGCCGCATTGAGCGTGTCGGAGAAAGCCGTGCAACTCCGTTTCCTCTCAAATTCCACCGTTATATAG
- a CDS encoding DUF721 domain-containing protein, with protein sequence MYYRFDKEKASRRPGITPLKEAIDQMLDKYKLRSRFDQSYVVAHWDKIMGSAIATRTQKVYIKDGILFLQIESAPLRNELFRAKSKIIELINREMGSELVQDVIFV encoded by the coding sequence ATGTACTATCGATTTGACAAAGAAAAAGCATCCCGGCGGCCCGGAATCACGCCGTTGAAGGAAGCTATCGATCAAATGCTCGATAAGTACAAGCTGCGTAGCCGTTTCGACCAATCCTATGTGGTTGCGCATTGGGACAAGATCATGGGTTCGGCCATCGCTACCCGTACCCAAAAGGTGTATATCAAGGATGGCATTCTGTTCCTGCAAATCGAGTCCGCACCGCTGCGTAACGAGCTTTTCCGGGCAAAAAGCAAAATCATCGAGCTGATCAACCGCGAAATGGGCAGCGAGCTCGTGCAGGACGTGATTTTTGTCTGA